From the genome of Nitrosomonas sp., one region includes:
- a CDS encoding PilT/PilU family type 4a pilus ATPase, producing MDKAQATKFMHDLLRLMLNKKASDLFITSGFPPALKVDGKMTPVSQQSLSPQHTEALAHAIMNEKQSEEFERTKECNFAINPTGIGRFRVNAFVQQQRVGIVLRTITTKIPDFDDLGLPPVLKEVVMSKRGLVIFVGGTGSGKSTSMAALIGHRNKNSYGHIITIEDPVEYVHEHINCVITQREVGVDTESWEAALKNTLRQAPDVILIGEIRDRETMEHAIAFAETGHLCMGTLHANSANQALDRIINFFPEERRAQLLMDLSLNLRGLIAQRLVPKRDEKGRVAAIEIMLNSPLISDLIFKGDVHEIKEIMKKSRELGMQTFDMCLFELYETGLISYEDALRNADSMNELRLQIKLKGKEAKDTDLNAGIAHLAIQE from the coding sequence ATGGATAAAGCACAAGCCACAAAATTTATGCATGATTTGTTGCGTTTGATGTTAAATAAAAAAGCATCGGATTTGTTTATTACATCCGGATTTCCTCCGGCGTTAAAAGTGGATGGAAAAATGACGCCTGTCTCTCAGCAGTCGTTATCACCGCAGCATACCGAAGCGTTGGCGCATGCAATCATGAATGAAAAGCAGTCTGAAGAATTTGAGCGGACTAAGGAATGTAATTTTGCGATTAATCCGACCGGAATCGGACGTTTTCGTGTCAATGCATTTGTTCAACAGCAAAGAGTGGGTATCGTATTAAGAACCATTACAACAAAGATTCCTGATTTTGACGATCTGGGACTGCCGCCTGTACTCAAGGAGGTGGTGATGAGTAAGAGAGGATTGGTTATCTTTGTGGGAGGTACCGGTTCTGGTAAATCGACATCAATGGCTGCGCTCATTGGTCACCGTAATAAGAACAGCTACGGTCATATTATTACAATTGAAGATCCCGTCGAGTATGTGCATGAACATATAAACTGCGTGATCACGCAACGCGAAGTGGGCGTCGATACCGAATCCTGGGAAGCTGCTTTGAAAAATACATTGCGCCAGGCGCCGGATGTAATTCTGATCGGCGAGATTCGCGACCGGGAAACGATGGAGCATGCCATCGCATTTGCTGAAACAGGGCATCTTTGCATGGGCACGCTGCATGCAAACAGCGCAAATCAGGCGCTTGACCGGATAATAAATTTTTTTCCGGAAGAACGACGGGCACAATTGTTAATGGATTTGTCCCTGAATTTAAGGGGTTTGATCGCGCAACGCCTGGTGCCAAAGAGAGATGAAAAGGGACGTGTTGCCGCAATCGAAATCATGCTGAATTCTCCGTTGATCTCAGACCTGATATTCAAAGGCGATGTGCATGAAATCAAGGAAATCATGAAGAAATCACGTGAACTTGGCATGCAAACATTTGATATGTGTCTTTTTGAATTGTATGAAACAGGACTCATAAGCTATGAAGATGCTTTAAGAAACGCAGATTCAATGAATGAGTTACGTCTACAGATCAAGCTGAAAGGAAAAGAAGCAAAAGATACAGACTTAAATGCGGGTATCGCACATTTGGCAATTCAGGAATAA
- a CDS encoding type IV pilus twitching motility protein PilT, translated as MNIVELLAFVVKNKASDLHLSAGMPPMIRVHGDVKRINLPEMEHKEVHSMVYDIMNDGQRKFYEENLECDFSFEVPNLARFRVNAFNTQRGAAAVMRTIPSEVLTLEDLKAPKIFTEIANQPRGVVLVTGPTGSGKSTTLAAMINHINENDYGHILTLEDPIEFVHESKKCLINQREVGRDTHSFEKALRSALREDPDIILVGELRDLETIRLAMTAAETGHLVFGTLHTSSAAKTIDRIIDVFPAEEKDMIRAMLSESLRAVISQTLLKTKDGNGRVAAHEIMIGTPAIRNLIREAKVAQMYSAIQTGQSVGMQTLDQNLTDLVRRNVVSVDEARNKAANKDNFK; from the coding sequence ATGAATATCGTTGAACTACTTGCATTTGTTGTTAAGAACAAAGCTTCGGATTTACATTTGTCAGCCGGTATGCCGCCTATGATTCGGGTGCATGGTGACGTCAAACGCATTAATTTGCCGGAGATGGAACATAAAGAAGTGCACAGCATGGTGTACGACATCATGAACGATGGACAACGAAAATTTTATGAAGAAAACCTGGAGTGTGACTTTTCTTTCGAAGTACCAAATCTAGCGCGTTTTCGTGTAAATGCATTTAATACTCAGCGCGGTGCTGCAGCGGTCATGCGGACAATTCCATCAGAAGTATTGACGCTGGAAGATTTAAAGGCGCCGAAGATTTTTACAGAAATTGCTAATCAACCACGGGGAGTTGTGTTGGTGACAGGGCCGACGGGATCAGGAAAATCAACAACGCTGGCGGCCATGATTAATCATATCAACGAAAATGATTATGGACATATTCTGACACTGGAAGATCCGATTGAATTTGTACATGAAAGCAAAAAATGCCTGATTAATCAGCGCGAAGTAGGGCGTGATACGCATAGTTTTGAAAAAGCATTGCGATCAGCATTACGTGAAGATCCGGATATTATCCTGGTTGGTGAGTTGCGCGATCTGGAGACTATCCGCTTGGCGATGACAGCCGCAGAAACCGGCCATTTGGTTTTCGGCACTTTGCATACCAGTTCGGCTGCAAAAACAATTGATCGTATTATTGATGTATTTCCGGCAGAAGAAAAGGACATGATCCGGGCCATGCTATCAGAATCATTAAGAGCGGTTATTTCACAAACATTACTTAAAACAAAAGACGGCAATGGCCGCGTCGCAGCGCATGAAATTATGATTGGGACACCCGCCATTCGTAACTTAATACGCGAAGCAAAGGTTGCGCAAATGTATTCGGCGATTCAAACCGGACAGAGCGTTGGTATGCAAACTCTGGATCAGAATCTTACCGATCTGGTCAGGCGTAATGTCGTGAGCGTGGATGAGGCGCGAAACAAGGCAGCCAATAAAGATAATTTCAAATAA
- a CDS encoding inositol monophosphatase, translating into MHPMLNFAVKAARRAGDIINQASRNLDLLNITKKSRSDFVSEVDKAAEEAIIGILRDAYPDHAILAEESGTRGDLETTEYQWIIDPLDGTTNFLHGIPQYSVSIALKHKGLLNKAVVYNPNNNELFTASRGGGAYLNNQRIRVSKRTRMEDCLIGTGIPFRDLTHVEDYLKMFKDIIPRVAGIRRPGSAALDLSYVAAGRYDGFWEIGLAPWDMAAGSLLIQEAGGLVGDLEGNDSYLESGQILAGNPKIFVQLLQIIKPHLSKALIENACSTKKC; encoded by the coding sequence ATGCACCCAATGTTAAACTTTGCGGTTAAAGCCGCGCGCAGAGCCGGCGACATCATTAATCAGGCCTCACGAAACTTGGACCTGCTGAATATCACCAAAAAATCCCGCAGTGATTTTGTCAGCGAAGTCGATAAAGCTGCAGAAGAAGCCATTATTGGAATATTGCGCGATGCTTATCCGGATCACGCCATTCTGGCAGAAGAAAGCGGAACCCGTGGAGATCTTGAAACAACAGAATATCAATGGATTATCGATCCATTGGATGGCACAACAAATTTTCTACATGGGATTCCCCAATATTCGGTCTCGATAGCATTAAAACACAAAGGCTTATTGAATAAAGCCGTAGTCTACAACCCAAATAACAATGAACTTTTTACTGCCAGCAGAGGCGGCGGCGCATATTTGAATAATCAACGCATTCGCGTCAGCAAACGCACGCGTATGGAAGATTGCCTTATCGGCACAGGCATTCCGTTCAGGGATCTGACACATGTGGAAGACTATTTGAAAATGTTCAAAGATATTATTCCACGTGTTGCGGGCATACGACGCCCCGGTTCGGCCGCATTGGATCTCTCATACGTCGCCGCAGGTCGTTACGATGGTTTCTGGGAAATTGGTCTGGCACCGTGGGACATGGCGGCTGGCTCGCTGTTAATTCAGGAAGCTGGCGGATTGGTAGGCGATTTGGAAGGCAATGATAGCTACTTGGAAAGCGGACAGATACTAGCCGGCAACCCAAAAATTTTTGTTCAACTGCTGCAGATAATCAAACCGCATCTGAGTAAAGCGCTCATTGAAAATGCATGTAGCACAAAGAAATGTTAA